Part of the Vigna angularis cultivar LongXiaoDou No.4 chromosome 1, ASM1680809v1, whole genome shotgun sequence genome, GCTTGACATTGCAACCCTACGGCAAACACCTAGAACGAATTTTCTCTTTgacttgaaattttgaattggCACCTAACACCCCTCTACTGTTGTCCAATGCCATGACATAAAGTGTTATGGATGAGAGAGTATAATCTACTCAATTTCTCAAATTGGTACTTTCTACTCTTTCCTTTTGCTCAATTGCTAAATTTATAACTCTCATTCAATCACACATCAAACCCACAAACAACACAATAATAACACATGATCGCACTGCACCATATCAACACATGCCATCTAAATTTCAAAGAATACCATAACATCTAAAGTTTCTCATAATTAACATGTAATATCCAATTCAACATGAATTCACAAGAAAATCACAAATATAGGCTAACTTTTCTTACTTGGTGAAACTACTCAAAAAGATCTCAAACACCAAAACTTATTCAACTTCACGTTATGCTTATAGAAACATCACAACGATAATAAGATCATATTGTCGTATCACTCATCAGTAGAGATTCACATTGATGACTCTAAGGTTACATGCAAGTGGAAGAAACTCACATGCAAAGAGAAAACATATTTGACCAAGAAAAGAGTAGAAAACCTACTTTACTTAAATGGAAAAATTGATTCGAGAGATGGAAAGAGCTCGCAAAGAATATTACTCTAGCTGTCTCAAATCTTCATATAGATAAATACTGAGTAAGAacaagagagaaaatgaaaacttctagaaaaataatttctaaagagattatgttttttaaaataataaaactcgtttataaccaaattatttatagtaaaatgttttattatgaaaatagtCGAgtgttagtattttaaaaacaatatcaatcctaaaatagtatttttttaagatccttataaattaaaaaagaaagatcaaattaaaataaattatggtaCCTTCTAAATCAATTTTCCGTTgtattaacaattatcatatGACCTTACAACACATGTGACCTTTAACAAGTATCACCTAGTATTAACCATTGACTTTCTTAATTGTTGAAGTGTTTGAAAATCTCTACAATCTCGTCACcggtaatttaatttcattttgacCAATAATTTAACatcaaactcattttttttattgtatcttTTCATGCAACACATGTTCACTTGGACTCACTAAGATAATTCCTTTATGGTACTCATTACCGGTTCTACATTCTACTTTGGCGTCCCATTTAATAATTCacaaatgtgttttttttaagtgatgATTTGATGATGTAATCGATAATAAAAATTCTTTCTCCCCTTAAAATAGCGTTTATATACTTTGCAAAATTTGTTGTCAATTACTTATTCCTCATGCCTTTGTCATATACATGAATTCACGGTATCATGATATAAGCAAAAATGACTTTTTGAAACTTTCAATTCATTACATTTAATTTAGCTTGAAGTGGATTGCTTAACCCAGTGgccttgaaataaaaaaataaattactttataaaatttcgtgaaattatGTGCACAAGcatttataagaaatatataaaatttttgtgAAGGATGGACTTTATTGACTTTGTTTTGATGTTAAGTCTTGAACTATCACTCCCTCTCTCGAAGTTAATGGATGAGTTCGGAGTTGACTTACAGAAAATACTTTGACGTTTAAGTCAGATGGGTGTTTTAAGCGATTACGCTCAAATCAAATTATTGGTTAAAAACATATCAATTATCTCGACaatatatctatatttataaacCTCACAACGACAAAATCAAAACCTGTTAATTGTCCATTAATAGTtgctattatttttcttaattgttcaTCAATGGTTGTTATCCTTAATTAAtcatcatttaattattttaaccgCTGTCTCTACTTATTAACTTTTAAACTATTGATGACTTAACTTTTAAACTTTCCAGTTTTTCAACTTTTTGTTGAAGTTTGACACAATGTGTCAATTACTTCCTAACCAACTTATTCAAACTGTAAGATTAACAatataattgtatataattGTGTCTTTATTTATCGTATACATAAGATTTGTCGAGATGCCATATGATTGCAAAAGCTAGAAAATTCGTATAAAAATTTTTCACCTTTAACAGTTACAAATGTTAGAAGAAAGATGTTCCAAATTTCGTTCTTTGTAATTTTAGTCAATCACAGTTACAAATGTTAGAAGAAAAATGTtccaattttcatattttgtaattttccACCTTTAACAGTTACAAATGTTCCAATTTCACCTTTAACGTAATTTTGGTGATGACAAAATTAACaccttttgttttcttataataCCCAATCAGATTTTTTGAATATTTGGTAGTACAATCTTATCGAGATTCTTAGACCTTTTGATGGTTAGAGCGTTTGATAGATCAAAATCGTCTGGTGGCTCAAAATTGTCTGTTTTGATCGGTTCTTGTCTTCATCAATGCACATCTATCTTCAGAGAATCTAATAGTATCAGATAATCTATTCATCAATTTATAACTTTCTTTGTTTGTTATTAGAAACTTCGTCTACATAACATTTCGAGCTCGATAATAAAAGTACTCGTCACGTCACTTCACTAGTTTAAACATGATTTACGTTtgatagttatttttttataaataaaacattgtaTTAACAGTTTGTCTAAGTGAAAGTTGTAActgtataataaaaatttgttagttAAGAGAAAATTTatggaaagaaaaatttaaacctAAGTCTTATGaacataaattttcattaattatttatatattttctattgttCTTTTTTATCCATCTAACTCTTCTTTGcatattttatttgtgttttgttGTCTATTATTCTTTCTTATCTATTTAACTCTTCTTTGCAGATTTTTTATCGTTTTATACATTTATGTGATAGAGGgtgtgaatattttttttatcagcgaTTGAAGGTgtgaatgaatttatttaaGCCGTAAGATTGACTAATATCACGAGTAAATTAAAGTAATTGAATAAATTCTCATTTatctcttaatatttttttaccgGTTACACTAAGTTATGTTTGGTTTGtcaatatgtaaaaaataaagttgaattaTTTTTCCACCTATCTTGCTAGAGTTTTTTTTACTAAACGaaataaattacatttcaaaattacacatctaggtttatttaaaaaaaaaattacctgcAGATCAAATCATACACATGCACAACatcattgtaaaaaaattatcaacttCATAAACAACTTTTGACTATTGAAATCACCAACAATTAACTTAATCAAAATCGTTTAAGTAACACACAACTTCAACATAGATAGTAAAAGTAAAGTCGTGAAAACATGACGATTTCAATGCCCTTTTATTTAGAGGAAGTCGTTTTATCTTATAACGACTTTggttaaaaattttcaaaaaaaaatataataaaagaagttatgtatattttatctcttttaatgaaattttttatttaactaattttataaaataataaaatataatataatttttctttatttttaaaatttttggtgGGTGGACTTGCTAAGTATAATTTATGTCTCTATCCCAAAAGTTCAACTGAAATTATAAAACTGTCCAGAGTTACAGAAGCAAAGACATAATAGGTTTCaaatttgttcttttcttttttaatttaaagcaCGCCTTTAGATTAAATAATgcttaatgtaataaatatgaACTCAAGCCTAGCCTAAATCATCATAAAAAGGTCATTCTCGAAgtcttcaattaaaaaaattgaccaTGTTTTTGGGTGATAGATATTTAGAATCAGGCAccatatcaaaatatatttataatgtgtTTACACTGTAGTTAAAGTCAccacaaataataaaagaaaacccTCAAAACAACAGAAAACAAAGTCACATAATACGTACCATTCCTTCCTTTCTCTTAATAAATTCTAGGATTTATGCTACGATTTGTTGTTATCTTCGAAATTGACCTAATGTGTTCCAAGGCACGCCTTTCATTtcggtttctttcttttcatgaAGTAATATAAAACATCCCTTGAATTAAATAAGGCTTAATGTAACAATGTGGAccacaaaaccattaaaaaaGTCATTGTCTAAGGTCAAAAGTTGTATAGTTCAGCCATATCTTTGGGAAGCAAGAAAAGAATCTGGAATCAAAAGAAATCGTGATTTGTACAACAAATCAAtattgtgatttcttgattttcACCCATCATCCTAATTCACTCTTACATATCTTACTTTTCCATCTCATTGTAAGTTGAAATTCACCCACAAGTAAGTCTATCAAATTTATGATTTGATCATACATGTTTTAATGTAACTTGGAGTTTATGATATTATGCGTCAAACAAAATCATAATCAACAAACTAtaattaaaacatgaaattaGTTTATCAAATATGTTCGAAAATCTTCTTGCCACATCCAGTTGGACggcaattaattttttaaaatcacgTAAAACAGAAATATTAGGTTTAAGGCCGGCAGGGTTTGGAAGATTAGAATCCGGTAGCAACGTGTACCATATTAAAGTACTAATTATGCTACCCTcataatatttaagataaataaagtTATAGAACAAAGCTTTTTATAGTAATTGATTCAATTCATTCGTCCAAAATATCTATTGTGTATGATCTTTTGAAAGAGACTATTCCTTACACATAAGAACAATAATGCAAAATACAGAATGCTAAAGTAATACACCGAATTCAAACTTTGGCAGGTCCTAATCCGTAGAAGGAACATTGTGGTGACAACGTACGAGTTCTGCCggtgaaaatgatattttttttgcCATTTTAGTTACGTGAGTTAAGGTTCAAGGAACTTTGGATGAGAAGCTTTAAATGTAACCGACCTTCATGAACATAATAAAAGTATATGCACCGTGCCATTGGCGGTGGTTTTTTCTTAGATTCATTCAAGATACAGAAACTCAAGCAGACGGTTTGGTCCTTTTCGTCTCTTCTTCACACAAGACCCACCTAATTATGAGAAACATACCTATCCCAtgtgttctttttgttttcccGAACGTGGTagtgtttctttatttttaataaaaaaataataaatttaatgcaCACTCACAATTATTCATAGTATCTGAAGTTCAtgttaattagaaataaaattaatttaaaatatataataaatacaaattttactttataaatcaatcttataaaattgaattagacttaaaatttattttaaaatttactctTTTAACAGTGGTTAATTCTACCATAATTCCGAAACATTGGAAAACCATGTTAGAAAAAATTACTCACCCCAAGGAAAATAACTTGTGGAGATTCGAATTAGACTAATGGGAAGGTGGGAGTTGCCTTTCCCATGTGATATAATTATAAAGGTGATTCATTTAACATATGGATGGCTACTACTTCGGTTTGATGATGAAAACGTGACAGCAGAACTACGTCACAGAAAAACCAAACACTGCATAGACCTTAGGGAATCCATTTTTCTATCGAATGGCATCAGGGTCTATTATAAACTTGTGGACTTCTCTCTCTGCTTTCTAATGTCCAGAGGTATACATAGGGGTGCATTATACATACCATTGAGTCTAGTTTTCATATTAGGCACCCTTTAAGATGAAAAGGGCAAGTATTGCTACGTTTTCTCCAAAGCATTCTAGCAGCAAGTATGGTGTTAGATCCATTAGTTTGCCAACAAGATCACATCCAAGCACAGCTAGAAGTGAAGAGGAGCTGAGCAAGCTTAAATCATTGGaggcatcatcatcatcatcatcttctacaCCAAAGGTGGAAACAATTTGCTCTGGTTTATCTGGCCTTTCAGAATTGTACAAGTGCATTGAAGATCTTTTGAGATTGCCATTGACCCAACAAGCACTAGGGCAACACCAAAACGAGAAATGGGTCAATGAGATGCTGGATTGCCCAGTGAGATTCTTGGACCTATTGGGCATAACAAGGGATGCCATTCTGTTAATGAAAGGAAGTATTGAGGAACTTCAGTCTGCAATCAGAAGAAGGGTTGGTGATTTTGACATGGATAATCATGTTTCTACATATTGGAGGCTCAGAAGGAACATGAGGAAGGAGTGCACAAAATCTCTGCTTTTGTTGAAGCAGATGGATCATGAGTTATCTGGGGCCTCTCTTCCGTTGGATCTTAATGACCACCTTTCTGCAGTGGTAAGAGTGCTAAGAGAAGCTAGCTGGACCACAAGCTCCATCTTTCAGACTCTTGTTGTGTTCCTTTCTTCACCAATCTTGAAACTAAAGGCTAATAAGTGGGCGTTTGTGTCAAGGTTGATGCAGAAGGGGGTGTTTGCTTACAACAATCACGaggaaaatataaatgaattggAAAAGGTGGATTTGATTGTGGACAATCTGAGCAGAGATGCTGAGGCTGAGAACATTCAATCAGCACATGGAAGGTTAGAAGCTTTGGTGGTTGCCATTGAAGGAATTGAATATGGATTGGAGTGCTTGTTTAAGCGGTTGATTCATACTAGAGTGTCTTTTCTGAATATATTTTCTCCTTAAAGCATAGTACAACAGGCATGTAGGCCTTGTTATGTGATGCATAGCAGAGAGTTTATGAAATTTGGCATGTGTACAAATAGAGTTGTTAAATATGTAATTGTACATTCTGCTTGTTTTTCTTTGACATTTTCTATCCTTTTACCAGAATGCTAATCATCTCTTAATTTTTAGAAGCAATACTTCTCCCTAAATTGCTGTGATTTCAACGATGCTCTGGCCTTGAACTTTTGAAGATAGAATTGGAGAATTtgttctataaataaataatgtatcaGAACGCCACAATGCATAAACTGGTGGTTGGGGTAGGAGGCAATTAAAGTAGAATCTGAGGTTAAATTGTATCTCCATAGAAAAGAATTAATATTACGTGTCAGAGTAAATTCTACATATGTTAGATTGATTGCTCTCCTAAGAGTAACTTATTCATccaatatttttactttttagggGTTAATGATCAAGCTTTTTAAGAtgacacaatataataatataatttaatattaatgaatcatgAATCGtgaattaatttatgtaaaatcgtcacaacattttaaatttagaacTCTTGtgagtctttttttttctaatatattacatctttcatttattttaaatatggaGCTCCAATGATCTCCTAGAAAAAcaatctctattttttttaagtgaaaatgagaactttcttaattttttttctttcttattttatttatatttttaatatttattatgtatcTAGTATATTTGTTACAATTGGTTGTTATTTTAACATCTTTTCAATAAGTTATCTTAGTGGTGAGAATTTTAGAAAAActcatttatatgatattttaaaatttgattcagAGTAAAAATTGTATTCCTGTACTAATGTTAGTTTACACGATTTGTAAagattttttaaagttataacaattttttgaaaatcttaaaattatttattttgaaaatcttaaaattatttattttgaaaacaagaaattgatGAATTGATAAAGTTTCACAAAAAATTATAGGAACAGTTAAAAAAGATACTTATAGAAAATAACACGTTATAATCGTAACTACTAgacaaaaaaatgtttaatgGATTTAGAATACAAAAAGATGCGTGCATGctgtaatatttgtttattatacaGAGAAAAGTTTATTGCATCAAAAGTGTATCCAGCGTGTGGGTTATcacaatttaaaaagaaaattgataaaaatagtATTGATGAAGAATCAACTGGTCCTTTGGTAAGGTGCTGTGATACTTATCCATAATACCTAAGttgaaacaattatttttcattaaagaagatgcaaagaataCACGACATGACATGCagatggaagaaaatgtgacAAACTTCTTCAACATTCAACTCATTCTCCACAATCGAAGAAAATTGATGAAGTATTTCCAAAATTTGGTGTAAACTTAAGAATCTTAAGACTTAAGCTTGGTACACATGGTATGAATTGTTAGCATAAAGATGAATCTTAGAAGTTTTGATATCTCAAAGTCAAGTATCAAGTGCTCTTGTTgcaagaagatcttcatgaagacttatttttatgttaaagcTTTTTTAATTTAGTAGAATGATGTATAGGTTTTGTTTTATCTCTGATTCCATGTATTGCTTGCCTTTAGttgtgttaaaatttgttttgaataagaaaatctcattttcACTCAGGATAATTAATTACCAACTAATGATAAACGATtatcaataatcgattatgacttgtTATAATCGATTTTCACGAgcaattatgaaaattttcaagcaAATTTTTTACCGTTGtacattcattaaatgcatgaTCGATTACCTCatttagataatcgattatcatgcattAAATAGATGACAACGGGCTTTTGGAGGTATCCACGAGTAAGATCTCTATAAATTGGATTGGGACTATCATTCTAATATATGAAATACAAAATACTTGAATTTCAAAAAGcttatttgttttgttgtgtgttgtgtgttctagggtttgtataaTCCTTGTGCTTGTGGTTTTGAGAACTTAGTGTTAGCATAAAACAATAACTTTCATGGGAGTTGTGAttaagtgttgttgttgttgctgagttaaaGCCTGTTATCCTTTGTGAatattcaaaggaggtgttcatccttcgtgaagcattcagatgaggtgttcatcccttgtgggtttcAGAGAAAGTGAGTTTCATCTTCTgtggtaacaagagaggtgttctaaccttaaacttggttattttctttgtgattgtaatagTTTGTTAGTTTGTGATAGTGAAGCGTTAATTCTCATTTGAGATTAACAATTAGACGTACGATCTGTTTGAtctgaaccaatataaaaatcacatgtgcaattttctttcttccttaatctcttattttgttttaatttatcgTTACGGAACttaatttaaaagagaaaatatttaaaggCACGACTTGCGATAAGAAACTAATTCACCTCCTCTTAGTTTGTTGTACATGCTAATCATTCCGCTGCACTTCTCCGACATGAATTCTCATAAGAACTTAAGTAATAAATGTAGTTAACAGtcaattttattgataattttcaATCTTTCTCCTTCATTGTGTAAGAAAATATATGTGATGTTATTTATTATAGTTATTGGTAGAAAACTAACTAATTTCTTATACTGCAACAATCTAAAGATGATTGCAAAGTCTAAAGAGGCTATGAGAAATCATTTTTGAAATGACAAAGGCTCAACATGTTATTTTTTAGGTGTAAGGTCACTAATAGAATCATCAAACTTTCATATCTAAAAAGAAATGTGCTATTGATAttctaaaatagtttataatataGAATTCAAAAATCCAGTATATATACTAGTTAAAGAAATATTCAAATTGACAAGAATAATAGATGATAAGAAAAGAGACCTAACCTACTACCAAACTTTGATTAAAAGTCTCATATTGCAACAAGGCTATATAATGTATTTGGACTATGATTGCCCAGTATATTTTGGCAAGAGTCATGTATATGTCATTTGCAAGGCATTAAAAGAATCATATGTTACACTAAAGACATTTTGATTGATAGAGTTTTTTATGCtagaaaa contains:
- the LOC108340671 gene encoding uncharacterized protein LOC108340671; protein product: MKRASIATFSPKHSSSKYGVRSISLPTRSHPSTARSEEELSKLKSLEASSSSSSSTPKVETICSGLSGLSELYKCIEDLLRLPLTQQALGQHQNEKWVNEMLDCPVRFLDLLGITRDAILLMKGSIEELQSAIRRRVGDFDMDNHVSTYWRLRRNMRKECTKSLLLLKQMDHELSGASLPLDLNDHLSAVVRVLREASWTTSSIFQTLVVFLSSPILKLKANKWAFVSRLMQKGVFAYNNHEENINELEKVDLIVDNLSRDAEAENIQSAHGRLEALVVAIEGIEYGLECLFKRLIHTRVSFLNIFSP